In Spirochaeta thermophila DSM 6578, the DNA window CGGGCATCGATGGCGTCGTCTATGGGAAAGGGGAGGGGCTCCGAGGCCGAGAGCGGGCGGATCCCTGTGGCGAGCACCTCGATGTCCCCTGTGGGCATCTGGGGGTTGCGCATGGTTTCGGGCCGTAGTCGCACCACGCCCTTCACCGCGATACAGTACTCGTACTTGAGTGCTTCGACGAGCCTGCGCACCTCCTCGGGGCTCTCCTCGTCGACCACCACCTGGGTGATCCCGTACCTGTCCCTCAGGTTGATGAAGTGGATCCCCCCGTGGTCACGCTTTCTGTGGACCCAGCCGTTGAGGATCACTTCCTTCCCTGCGTCTGTTGCCCGCAGTGCTCCGCAGGTGGTGGTGCGTTTCCACGCCGAAAAAGGGGTCTCGTGTGCCATGGGTGCAACTCTAACACAGTGAGAGGGCAAAGGCAAGGAAGAGCCCTCATGCACCCGGATCCGCGGGGGGCTCCTTACTCCTCGCTCGCCGACGGAGCTGGCGATCCTTCCATGTCTCGAAGGGTTCCACGTGGATGGTGGCCTCGAGCCCCAGCTCCCTCCTCAGATCCTGCTCGATGACCGAGACGATCTCGTGGGCCTTCCTCAGCGAGGTCTCCCCATCGAGGACCACGTGGAAGGTGACCTCGGTGTGTCGCCCGTAGTGGTGGACGTGGAGGTGGTGGATATCAGGGCCTTCTGGTTGTGTTCGCCGCACCACCTCCTGTATCCGGGTCTCCAGCTCCTCAGGAGGAGCCTCACCGAGAAGGGGAGAGAAGGCCTCCTTCAGGATGCTGTACGAGGTGTAGCCCAGAAACACGCTCACGCCCAGGGCGAGGGCGCTGTCCATCCACCAGAACCTGCCGCCTGCGAGGATACCCACGAGGAGGAGGAGCGAGGAGAGGGCGTCGCTCCTGTGGTGCCAGCCGTCGGCCTTTACCGAAGAGTAGCCGGTCTTCCGGGCCACCGCAAAGGCGTACTGGGCCATGGCCTCTTTGGCGAGGATGGAGAACCCCACCACCCAGAGGGTGAAGTCGGTGTAGTGGGCCCCCTCATGGTGGAAGAGGCGTTCCACGGCGTCGAGGGCGAAGGTGATGCCGATCATCCCCAGGATGGTGCCGATCATCACCGTGCTTATGAGTTCGGCCCGCCCATGGCCGAAAGGGTGGTCGTCGTCGGCGGGTTTGCGGGCGGTACGGGCTCCCACCAGCAGGACGATCGACGAGATGCTGTCCGAGAGGGTGTGCCAGGCATCGGCCACCACGGCGATGGATCCGCTGGTGAGTCCTGCGGCGAGTTTTATGCCGAAGAGGACCACGTTTCCCACGATGGAGAGGAAGCCTGCCCTCTGAATCGTCCGCATCTCGTGGCCGGTCGTTCCTCTAGTCCCTGCACCTTGAACATCCGAGGATCCGTACATGTTTCCTCCCTGTTCTGGTGTTCTCGAACATGCGGGCCACGAGCACGTCCGTGACCAGCAGGTCTTTCCCGCACACCGGGCACCTCCGTCTCACCTCCCGGGGGGCGGGGTAGCAGTGGGGGCAACCGAGGATGTGGGCCATGCTCTCCACGATGCCCAGCTGGTTCGCCTGTTTCCCTCTGGAGAAGACGCGGGATGAGACCCGCTCGCCCGGAGCGAGGGGGGTCCTGCACACCGGACAGCGGGGAAGGGCAGAGGAGTCTCTCCCGGAGGTCCGGGCCCGTTCCCTGCTCAGCACGTCCTTCACCATCCCGGCGGCGAGCAGGCCTATGAGGATCACGGTGACCGTCCCCAGTATCAGGATGACAGGGTCCACGAGGTGTACTATACTGGAATCCGCGCATTTTTACCACACGAGGGAGGATACGTGGCGAGTCTCTTCGTGGTCGCGACCCCCATAGGCAACCTCGAGGACATCACCCTGAGGGCACTCAGGGTGCTCAAGGAGGTGTCGCTCATCGCCTGCGAGGACACCCGACGGACCCGCATCCTCCTCTCACACTACGGCATCGAGACCCGCACCATAAGCTATCACAGCCACAAGCGGGAGGAAGGCGTGCCCCCCATACTCTCGGCCCTCGAGGAAGGCAAGGACGTGGCCTACGTGACCGATGCGGGCACACCGGCCTTGAGCGATCCCGGCGCCTTTCTCGTGGCGAAGGTGAGGGAGGCGGGGTTCAGGGTGGTCCCGGTCCCCGGTCCATCGGCCTTCACCACCCTCGTGAGCGCGAGCGGCATCGAGGAGAAGACCATCACCTTCGAGGGCTTTCTCTCGCCCAAACAGGGGAGGAGGAGACGCCGGCTCGCCGAGCTCCTGGACCGGGGCGAGGCCTTCTTCCTCTACGAGGCGCCCCACCGCATCCTCAAGCTCCTCGACGATCTCTCGGTTCTCTCCCCCGACAGGACCATCGTAGTGGGGCGTGAGCTCACCAAGATGCACGAGGAGATACTCAGAGGTACCGCCGAAGAGGTCGCAACCTCGCTCAAGGAGGGAAATTCCGTTCGAGGAGAGTTTTCTGTGCTTGTCTGTGGGACCAAAAAGGGGTAAAATTGAAGGGAGCGGGTGACGATACTGCTAGTGAAAGGACGGAGCCATGACAGTCGAACGAACCGGACCTGTCGATCCCATCGGGCGATACCTCAAGACCCAGAAGACCGAAAAGGTGGTGAAGAAACAGGAAGGCGACAGCATCACCCTCTCGGAAGAGGCGAAGTTCCGCGCGGAACTGCACAAGTCGATCGAACTGGTGAAACAGGCTCCGGACATTCGACAGGATCGAATCGAGGAGATCAGGAAGAAGCTCGAAGACCCCTCCTATATCGACGACAAGGTGATCGAAGTGGTGGCCGACAGGGTCCTCAAGATGTTCGGCCTCTAGGCCCTCTTCCCCGGGGCATACCGTGACCTATCGAGAACTAGAGTTTCCCTTCACCATCATAGAAGGAACGGATGCACTCTCGCGGCTGGGACCCCTCGTTGCAGGGATGGGTGACCGTGCCTTTGTGCTCGCCGACCCCGTGGTGGTGGAACACGACCTGCACATCCCTGTAGTCCAGCTGCTCAAGGCCTCCCGCGTCGAGGCCGTGCTCTTTCACGAGATCTCGCACACCACTTCTCTCCACGACCTGGTGCGCATCGGCCGCATCCTCTCGGCCTCGCGCGCCCAGGTGGTGGTCGTCCTCGGCGGGCCCACCGCCCTCCGCACCGCCCGTCTCCTCTCCGCCACCCGCGGCGACCTCGACCTCCTCCAGACCCTTCCCCGGTCCGTCCCCCCCCACCCCCTCCCCCTCGTCGCCCTCCCCACCACCCCCCGCATCCCCCACCTCTTCGCCCCCCGCGTCCTCCTCGTCCAGGACCCCCCCGACCCCCACCTCCTCGTCCCCCTTCCCCACGTCCCCTCGCTCCTCCTCGCCGACCCTGCCCTCACCCGCACCCTCCCCCCCCGAGCCACCGCCTCCACCCTCCTCGCCCTCCTCGCCGACGCCGCCGAGACCCTCCTCGCCTCGCCCCCCGGCCTTGCCGCTGCCTGCGCCTCCCACACCCTCGGCCTCCTCTCCCGCATCGCCGAACCCGCCGTGCTCCGGCCCGACCCATCCCCCCTCCGTCCAACCCTCCTCCAGGCAGGTCTCCTCTCCGCCCTCGCCCGACGCTTCACCCCCGACGGCCCCCTCACCCTCCTCTCCCTCGCCCTCTCGTGCCGCGGACTCCCCGGTTCCTGGACCACCGCCCTCCTCTTCGTCCACGCGGCCCCTCGGCTCGCCGAACTCGCGCCCGAAGTCCTCAAGGAAGTCGCCGCCTCCCTCGGGATCACCGGCGTAGCGGCAGAAGTCGCCGCCGCCGAGACCGCATCGTTCGTGCGCCGCCTCCTCGCCCGCGCAGGCCTTCCCACCCGCCTCACCGACCTTGAACTCCCCCGCGCCGCCCTCCCCGAGATCGCCCGTACCGCCTGGGACCTCGACCACCCCCTCCGCCAGCTCGCCGCCTTCCCCTCCTCGCCCGACCAGGCCTTCCTCCTCGGTCTCCTCGAAGCCGCCTGCTAGCCATGATCACTCCCCGCAAGTTCGCGCGTCTTACCCCCTCGGCCCGGCTGCGGAAGCTCCGCACCCTGCTGCGCACCTGGCGCACCCTCTCCCCCCCCGAGTGGGAGACCGTGCGGCCCATGGTACGCGACATCCTCTCCTTCGTGGCACGGGACGAGGAGGCCCCGGCGCCGCTCCGCGAAACCTGCGCCGGGCTCCTCCCCTACCTCCCCCAGACCACCGACCCCGAAGCGCTCGCCCGGCCCTTCCTCAGGGCCGAGATCTTCCTCGACGAACTCCTCGGCACCTGGACCGCCGACTGGGACCTCTCACCCGAGCCTCGGGGAGAGCTCCCTCCCCGCACCTCGCTCCCCATCTGGGTCTACCTCGAAGATCTGCGTTCCCCCTACAACGTGGGCGCCATCTTCCGGAGCGCCGAGGCCTTCGGCGCCTCTGGCATCTACCTCTCGCCCGCCACCCCGACACCCGACCATCCCCGTGCCGCGCGCACCGCCCGCGGCACCCAGCACCTCCTCCCCTGGCGACGGCTCGCCCCGGACCAGGTGGGAAGCCTCGGTCTCCCTGTGATCGTCTTGGAGACACGAGGCACCCCCGTGGACGAGTATACCTTTCCTGAACAAGGGATTGTGGTGGTGGGAAACGAAGAACTCGGCGTGAGCCCCGAACTCCTTGCCCTCGCCGAGTCCTCGCAGGGAAGGGTGAGCATCCCCCTCGTGGGGACCAAGGGATCGCTCAACGTGAGCGTGGCCGCAGGGATCCTCCTCTGCTACTGGAGCAGGGCCCTCACCCGTCGAGCCTGATCTCGTAGGTGATCCGGGCCGTCTTCCCCAGCATCGCCGAGACCCCGCAGTACTTCTCCTGGGAGAGACGCACCGCCTTCTCGATCTTCTCCCTGTCGAGCGCATCCCCGGTGAAGGCGTACACGAGGTGGATCCG includes these proteins:
- a CDS encoding cation diffusion facilitator family transporter, whose amino-acid sequence is MRTIQRAGFLSIVGNVVLFGIKLAAGLTSGSIAVVADAWHTLSDSISSIVLLVGARTARKPADDDHPFGHGRAELISTVMIGTILGMIGITFALDAVERLFHHEGAHYTDFTLWVVGFSILAKEAMAQYAFAVARKTGYSSVKADGWHHRSDALSSLLLLVGILAGGRFWWMDSALALGVSVFLGYTSYSILKEAFSPLLGEAPPEELETRIQEVVRRTQPEGPDIHHLHVHHYGRHTEVTFHVVLDGETSLRKAHEIVSVIEQDLRRELGLEATIHVEPFETWKDRQLRRRARSKEPPADPGA
- the rsmI gene encoding 16S rRNA (cytidine(1402)-2'-O)-methyltransferase → MASLFVVATPIGNLEDITLRALRVLKEVSLIACEDTRRTRILLSHYGIETRTISYHSHKREEGVPPILSALEEGKDVAYVTDAGTPALSDPGAFLVAKVREAGFRVVPVPGPSAFTTLVSASGIEEKTITFEGFLSPKQGRRRRRLAELLDRGEAFFLYEAPHRILKLLDDLSVLSPDRTIVVGRELTKMHEEILRGTAEEVATSLKEGNSVRGEFSVLVCGTKKG
- a CDS encoding flagellar biosynthesis anti-sigma factor FlgM, which codes for MTVERTGPVDPIGRYLKTQKTEKVVKKQEGDSITLSEEAKFRAELHKSIELVKQAPDIRQDRIEEIRKKLEDPSYIDDKVIEVVADRVLKMFGL
- a CDS encoding iron-containing alcohol dehydrogenase, producing the protein MTYRELEFPFTIIEGTDALSRLGPLVAGMGDRAFVLADPVVVEHDLHIPVVQLLKASRVEAVLFHEISHTTSLHDLVRIGRILSASRAQVVVVLGGPTALRTARLLSATRGDLDLLQTLPRSVPPHPLPLVALPTTPRIPHLFAPRVLLVQDPPDPHLLVPLPHVPSLLLADPALTRTLPPRATASTLLALLADAAETLLASPPGLAAACASHTLGLLSRIAEPAVLRPDPSPLRPTLLQAGLLSALARRFTPDGPLTLLSLALSCRGLPGSWTTALLFVHAAPRLAELAPEVLKEVAASLGITGVAAEVAAAETASFVRRLLARAGLPTRLTDLELPRAALPEIARTAWDLDHPLRQLAAFPSSPDQAFLLGLLEAAC
- a CDS encoding TrmH family RNA methyltransferase; the protein is MITPRKFARLTPSARLRKLRTLLRTWRTLSPPEWETVRPMVRDILSFVARDEEAPAPLRETCAGLLPYLPQTTDPEALARPFLRAEIFLDELLGTWTADWDLSPEPRGELPPRTSLPIWVYLEDLRSPYNVGAIFRSAEAFGASGIYLSPATPTPDHPRAARTARGTQHLLPWRRLAPDQVGSLGLPVIVLETRGTPVDEYTFPEQGIVVVGNEELGVSPELLALAESSQGRVSIPLVGTKGSLNVSVAAGILLCYWSRALTRRA